From Sulfurovum zhangzhouensis, one genomic window encodes:
- the recQ gene encoding DNA helicase RecQ, with amino-acid sequence MSKLQILKDYFGHNGFRPLQEEVVDAILAKQDVLMILPTGGGKSLCYQLPTLLMEGVTVVVSPLLALMHDQVTALKANDISAAMLSSMQTPEESGHIESQLRAGKIKLLYVAPERLLNPYFLGFLQQLPINFFVIDEAHCVSEWGHEFREHYRGLSLLKERFPHTPIAAFTATATKVVEEDIATNLRLDTPKRVRGSLFRSNLTIQAQHRIKDGREQLLEFLKSYQNDSGIIYTLSRKQTESVAHFLQTKGIEAHAYHAGLSTEEKNRTYKAFVEDRIQIVVATIAFGMGIDKSNIRFVIHLSLPKTLENYYQEIGRAGRDGLDSETLLLFSAQDIIQQKAFIEALPETPYKQHAFDKLDAMIRFSNSESCRHQSIAAYFDDRIELCSDKCDNCTTTEIQRTDITEASRKMLSAIYRTGQNYGLHYLIDVLRGSKEQRVLQNGHDKITVYGIGEEFTRNQWLTVGDKLLELGAVELGEFKVYRLTQFGVEVLKGGHTIEIKKERLSIQKAEPKRKVTFFDDYDVALFDKLRDLRAQIAEENAIPPYIVFSDKTLKDLSAKKPLTKEEMLQVHGIGEVKYDRYGEEFLALLKEQ; translated from the coding sequence ATGAGTAAATTACAGATCTTAAAAGACTATTTTGGGCACAACGGTTTTAGACCTCTGCAAGAAGAAGTGGTAGATGCGATCCTTGCAAAACAGGATGTGTTAATGATCCTCCCTACAGGCGGTGGAAAATCACTCTGTTATCAGCTGCCTACACTTTTGATGGAAGGTGTGACTGTGGTGGTCTCTCCTCTACTGGCATTAATGCATGACCAGGTGACGGCTCTAAAAGCCAATGATATTAGTGCTGCAATGCTCAGTTCAATGCAGACACCTGAAGAGTCCGGGCATATAGAATCACAGCTCAGAGCAGGTAAGATCAAACTGCTTTATGTCGCACCCGAACGTCTGCTAAACCCATATTTTCTAGGTTTTTTACAGCAACTGCCTATCAATTTCTTTGTGATAGATGAGGCACACTGTGTGAGTGAATGGGGTCATGAATTTCGTGAACATTATCGCGGACTGTCACTACTCAAAGAGCGTTTCCCTCATACACCTATTGCAGCTTTTACCGCTACTGCAACAAAAGTGGTTGAAGAAGATATCGCCACGAATCTACGACTTGATACACCTAAAAGAGTAAGAGGTTCACTTTTTCGTAGTAACCTTACCATCCAGGCACAGCATCGTATCAAAGATGGACGGGAACAACTTTTGGAGTTTTTAAAAAGCTATCAGAACGACTCAGGTATCATCTATACTCTTTCAAGAAAACAGACCGAGTCAGTTGCTCACTTCCTCCAAACCAAAGGGATAGAGGCACATGCGTATCATGCAGGGCTCAGTACAGAAGAGAAGAACCGCACCTATAAAGCATTTGTAGAAGATAGGATTCAGATCGTGGTTGCTACGATAGCATTTGGTATGGGAATTGATAAAAGCAATATTCGTTTTGTCATACATCTCAGTCTTCCAAAGACACTGGAGAATTACTATCAGGAGATAGGGCGTGCCGGAAGGGATGGATTGGACTCTGAGACACTTTTGCTTTTCTCGGCACAGGATATCATCCAGCAAAAAGCATTTATCGAAGCATTACCCGAGACCCCTTATAAGCAACATGCCTTTGATAAACTCGATGCTATGATCAGGTTTTCGAACTCAGAGAGTTGCAGGCACCAAAGCATTGCCGCATATTTTGATGATAGGATAGAATTATGCAGCGACAAATGTGACAATTGTACGACAACCGAGATCCAGAGAACCGATATCACAGAAGCTTCACGTAAGATGCTCTCTGCAATTTATCGAACTGGACAGAACTATGGGTTGCATTATCTTATCGATGTTTTGCGCGGTAGTAAGGAACAAAGAGTTTTGCAAAACGGTCACGATAAAATCACCGTTTATGGTATCGGTGAAGAGTTTACCCGCAACCAATGGTTGACAGTGGGTGACAAGTTATTGGAACTTGGAGCGGTAGAGCTTGGAGAGTTTAAGGTATACAGGTTGACACAGTTTGGCGTAGAAGTACTAAAGGGGGGCCATACCATCGAGATCAAGAAAGAGCGTCTGAGTATACAGAAAGCAGAGCCGAAACGTAAGGTAACTTTCTTTGATGATTACGATGTAGCACTTTTTGATAAGTTACGGGATCTTCGTGCCCAGATCGCTGAAGAAAACGCTATTCCTCCTTATATCGTCTTTTCTGATAAGACGCTCAAGGATTTAAGTGCCAAAAAACCTCTCACTAAAGAAGAGATGCTTCAAGTACACGGTATTGGCGAAGTAAAGTATGATCGTTACGGAGAAGAGTTTCTTGCGCTTTTAAAGGAACAGTAG
- a CDS encoding inorganic phosphate transporter, whose product MNNTIRIMLGAVFAVAVAFYANSIMGQATHGTFLVLAAVFGAYMAMNIGANDVANNVGPAVGAKAITIGSAIVIASIFEAAGALIAGGDVVGTIKKDIISPDAFGNDPMMFVYAMSAALLAAALWLNLATWLKAPVSTTHSIVGGVMGAGIAAGGLAIVSWTTMGTIAASWVISPVLGGVIAATFLYIIKSQVIYKADRLSAAKKVVPALVAIMSAAFITYLTLKGFKHIWGSIVEIFSFLPQTDKPTFTVALIFGLIGGVITFFIVKPRVAQKVVGLDNSREAINVLFTIPLIFAAALLSFAHGANDVANAVGPLAAVNDALTSLKVSTKASIPLWVMVTGGIGISIGLALYGPRLIRTVGSEITELDQMRAFSIMMAAAITVVIASQLGLPVSSTHIAVGAVFGVGFLREWLDSKGTGAKQKMLQEETEKHHELKAELAAYAGDDYKKKVELMEAEKAQKKNVKAIKRELRENYVKRGLVKKIIAAWLITVPAAAAVSAIIFYVLKGLAI is encoded by the coding sequence ATGAACAATACAATCAGGATAATGCTCGGTGCAGTGTTTGCTGTAGCAGTAGCATTTTATGCTAACAGCATAATGGGACAGGCTACTCATGGCACATTTTTAGTACTCGCAGCAGTGTTTGGTGCATATATGGCGATGAACATCGGTGCAAACGATGTTGCCAATAACGTTGGTCCTGCAGTTGGTGCTAAAGCGATCACTATCGGAAGTGCAATCGTTATTGCTTCGATTTTTGAAGCAGCAGGTGCGTTGATAGCAGGTGGTGATGTTGTCGGTACGATCAAAAAGGATATCATCTCTCCAGATGCTTTCGGTAATGATCCAATGATGTTTGTCTATGCGATGAGTGCAGCACTTTTGGCTGCAGCGCTTTGGCTTAACCTGGCTACATGGCTTAAAGCACCGGTATCAACAACACACTCTATCGTTGGTGGTGTAATGGGAGCAGGTATTGCAGCAGGCGGACTTGCGATCGTTTCTTGGACAACAATGGGTACAATCGCTGCTTCGTGGGTTATCTCTCCGGTACTTGGAGGTGTGATTGCCGCAACATTCCTTTACATCATTAAATCACAGGTTATCTATAAAGCTGATAGACTGTCAGCTGCGAAAAAAGTGGTACCTGCACTAGTAGCTATCATGTCAGCAGCATTTATCACTTATTTGACACTAAAAGGGTTTAAACATATCTGGGGTTCGATCGTAGAGATATTTAGCTTCTTGCCACAAACTGATAAACCAACATTTACAGTGGCATTGATCTTTGGTTTGATCGGTGGGGTGATCACATTCTTTATCGTTAAGCCTAGAGTAGCGCAAAAAGTTGTTGGCCTGGATAACTCTAGAGAAGCGATCAATGTTCTTTTTACGATCCCGCTAATCTTTGCAGCGGCACTACTCAGTTTTGCACATGGTGCGAACGACGTTGCCAATGCTGTAGGACCGCTTGCCGCTGTGAATGATGCATTGACCAGTCTAAAAGTATCGACAAAAGCATCTATCCCTCTGTGGGTAATGGTGACAGGAGGTATCGGTATCTCGATCGGTCTTGCACTTTATGGTCCAAGACTTATCCGTACAGTTGGTTCAGAGATCACTGAACTTGATCAGATGAGAGCTTTCTCTATCATGATGGCAGCAGCGATCACAGTCGTTATCGCTTCTCAGCTTGGTCTTCCTGTATCTTCAACACACATTGCTGTTGGTGCGGTATTTGGTGTCGGATTCCTAAGAGAGTGGCTTGACAGTAAGGGTACAGGTGCAAAACAGAAAATGCTTCAAGAGGAAACAGAAAAACATCATGAGCTTAAAGCGGAGCTTGCAGCTTATGCGGGTGATGACTACAAGAAAAAAGTTGAACTCATGGAAGCAGAAAAAGCGCAGAAGAAAAATGTTAAAGCGATCAAGCGTGAGCTTAGAGAAAACTATGTTAAACGCGGTCTTGTCAAGAAGATCATCGCAGCATGGCTTATCACTGTACCTGCAGCAGCAGCAGTATCAGCGATCATCTTTTATGTACTGAAAGGGTTGGCAATCTAA
- a CDS encoding UDP-2,3-diacylglucosamine diphosphatase, giving the protein MKYRSIFVSDIHLGTKFSQADAFLDFMKSNESENLYMVGDIIDGWALRRKFRWKQAHSDVVQKVLRKARKGTNVYLVTGNHDEFLRPFLPLMLGDNLEVDDEFEYVSIEGKKYFITHGDIFDSITLTKKWLAVLGDYGYEMLLNLNHFLHFFRQKLGVKRYWSLSKYVKDNVKKSVSFITDFEQILAQHAKHKGYDGIICGHIHKAEMKIIDGIEYKNSGDWVESCTALVETLDGEWKVIHWHDDEKH; this is encoded by the coding sequence ATGAAGTATCGATCAATTTTTGTTTCAGACATACATTTAGGTACCAAGTTCTCCCAAGCTGATGCATTTTTGGACTTTATGAAGTCCAACGAATCTGAAAACCTCTATATGGTGGGGGATATTATTGACGGTTGGGCATTAAGACGCAAGTTCCGTTGGAAACAGGCACATTCTGATGTAGTTCAAAAAGTACTCAGAAAGGCTAGAAAAGGTACCAATGTATATCTGGTCACAGGAAACCATGATGAGTTCTTGCGTCCTTTTTTACCTTTGATGCTTGGGGATAATTTGGAAGTTGACGACGAGTTTGAATATGTGAGTATTGAGGGCAAAAAATATTTTATTACCCATGGGGATATATTTGATTCGATCACTTTGACCAAAAAATGGTTAGCCGTCTTGGGAGACTATGGCTATGAAATGCTGCTCAACCTCAATCACTTTTTGCACTTTTTTAGACAAAAGCTGGGGGTAAAGCGATACTGGTCACTTTCGAAATATGTCAAAGACAATGTAAAAAAATCCGTTAGTTTTATCACCGACTTTGAACAGATCCTTGCACAGCATGCAAAACATAAAGGCTACGATGGCATTATCTGCGGACATATCCATAAGGCCGAAATGAAAATAATAGACGGGATAGAGTATAAAAATTCCGGGGATTGGGTGGAGTCGTGTACCGCTCTTGTAGAAACACTAGATGGAGAGTGGAAAGTTATCCATTGGCATGATGATGAAAAACATTAG
- a CDS encoding response regulator transcription factor has product MEKKNAEIVIIEDEEDILELLEYHLDKEGYDVTGFLSTENVEQFMEEESPSLLIVDRNLPGVEGSEFVAHMREIGYDIPVIFLTAKDKDEDLEEGFRRGGDDYITKPFKTKELLLRVEALLRRSGVKQSDKLRYRDLILDNKTRELLIDNQRVDLTNLEYKLLYTFVKNAHQTLERDFLRDQVWGDDNENFHDKTINVAINRLKKKIDPNGNKEYFIPVWGVGYKLG; this is encoded by the coding sequence ATGGAAAAAAAGAATGCAGAAATTGTCATTATCGAAGATGAAGAAGATATTTTAGAACTTTTGGAATATCACCTTGACAAAGAAGGATATGATGTTACAGGATTTCTCTCTACGGAAAATGTAGAGCAGTTTATGGAAGAAGAGTCACCTTCTCTATTAATTGTCGATAGAAATTTGCCTGGGGTAGAAGGTAGCGAATTTGTTGCACATATGCGAGAGATTGGCTATGATATCCCTGTAATCTTTCTCACTGCCAAAGACAAGGATGAAGACCTTGAGGAGGGCTTTAGAAGAGGAGGCGATGACTATATCACCAAGCCTTTTAAGACTAAAGAGCTTTTACTTAGAGTTGAAGCACTTCTAAGACGAAGCGGTGTGAAACAGAGTGATAAGTTGCGCTATAGAGATCTTATACTTGACAATAAGACAAGAGAACTGTTGATTGATAATCAAAGGGTTGACTTGACCAATCTAGAGTATAAACTTCTTTACACTTTTGTGAAAAATGCACATCAGACACTTGAGAGGGATTTTCTCCGTGATCAGGTATGGGGAGATGACAATGAGAACTTTCATGATAAAACGATCAATGTCGCCATCAACCGTTTAAAAAAGAAAATAGACCCGAATGGGAACAAAGAGTATTTTATTCCTGTCTGGGGAGTGGGGTATAAACTCGGGTGA
- a CDS encoding lysophospholipid acyltransferase family protein, with protein sequence MQQLSVESYMVHHFPKIEQFPHTAKKLLFCGMKKLFHENQINEFLVSNRNKDALSFIEAIIDYFDVTIGLKKDEMTRIPSYGRTVIIANHPLGALDALALIHLLKDVRKDIKIVANSFLGQFDNLKDILIPVDNINGKMDRQVVTGIYQALEEEKAVIIFPSGEVSRARPNGVKDTKWKNGFLKIATKMKAPILPIYIKAKNSKSFYMLSMINRSLATATLPHEMFKGRGKQIDFTIGRSIPYESYNIPLPTNEKVKLLRKHFYKIAKSRRELFKTENPISMAETPSEIKKELKNGTLLGETLDGKSIILYESTQENCVIKEIGRLREISFRFVGEGSGKKRDIDGFDFYYKHLIIWDNEHLEIAGAYRLGVTGEIVEDFDIDGLYSSSLFKYHEGFEPQLASGIELGRSFVQPKYWNSRALDYLWQGIGAFVKSRPDIRYLFGAVSMSDSFNEKAKALMIYFYSHYFAGNEVMVTHKNPYYLSSEMKAYCDSIFKGDDYKGDQRVLKEELGYMGYMIPTLYKQYAEVCDEDGVKFLDFGYDKDFNNCIDGFIVVDLHKMKESKKKRYIG encoded by the coding sequence ATGCAACAACTAAGTGTTGAGAGCTATATGGTACATCATTTTCCTAAGATAGAGCAGTTTCCTCATACAGCAAAGAAACTGCTTTTTTGTGGAATGAAGAAACTTTTTCACGAAAACCAGATCAATGAGTTTTTGGTAAGTAATAGAAACAAGGATGCGTTGAGTTTCATAGAAGCTATCATTGATTATTTTGATGTGACGATCGGACTTAAAAAAGATGAAATGACACGTATCCCTTCTTACGGTCGTACCGTGATCATCGCTAATCACCCTTTGGGTGCACTGGATGCTTTGGCATTGATCCACCTTCTCAAGGATGTACGTAAAGATATCAAGATCGTAGCCAACTCATTTTTAGGACAGTTTGACAATCTGAAGGATATTCTAATCCCTGTGGACAATATCAACGGGAAGATGGACAGACAGGTTGTAACAGGAATCTATCAGGCTTTGGAAGAAGAAAAAGCAGTGATCATTTTCCCATCAGGTGAGGTGAGTAGAGCAAGACCAAATGGTGTGAAAGATACAAAATGGAAAAACGGCTTTTTAAAGATCGCAACGAAGATGAAAGCTCCAATCCTGCCTATCTACATTAAAGCGAAAAATTCAAAGAGCTTCTATATGCTTTCGATGATCAACCGCTCACTGGCTACAGCAACACTGCCGCATGAGATGTTCAAGGGAAGAGGGAAGCAGATCGACTTTACTATCGGTAGATCAATTCCTTATGAGTCTTACAATATCCCTCTACCTACCAATGAAAAGGTCAAGCTTTTACGCAAACATTTTTACAAGATAGCAAAGAGCAGAAGAGAGCTTTTTAAAACTGAAAACCCTATATCTATGGCAGAAACGCCAAGTGAGATCAAAAAAGAGCTCAAAAACGGGACACTCCTTGGAGAGACTTTGGATGGGAAGAGTATTATCCTTTATGAGTCAACCCAGGAAAACTGTGTGATCAAAGAGATAGGAAGGTTAAGAGAGATCAGTTTCCGGTTTGTCGGTGAAGGTAGCGGTAAAAAAAGGGATATCGATGGATTTGATTTTTATTATAAACATCTGATCATCTGGGATAATGAGCACTTAGAGATAGCAGGTGCATACCGTTTGGGCGTCACTGGCGAAATTGTAGAGGATTTTGATATTGACGGACTATACTCATCTTCACTCTTTAAATACCATGAAGGTTTTGAACCGCAGCTTGCAAGCGGGATAGAACTTGGGCGTAGTTTTGTTCAGCCTAAATACTGGAACTCAAGAGCATTGGATTATCTATGGCAGGGGATTGGTGCATTTGTCAAGAGCCGTCCTGATATCCGTTACCTCTTTGGTGCAGTGAGTATGAGTGACAGCTTTAATGAAAAGGCTAAAGCATTGATGATCTACTTCTATTCACACTATTTTGCCGGTAATGAGGTTATGGTTACGCATAAAAACCCATATTATCTCTCTTCTGAGATGAAAGCATACTGCGATTCTATCTTTAAAGGAGATGATTACAAGGGTGATCAGAGAGTGCTCAAAGAAGAGTTGGGGTATATGGGATATATGATCCCGACACTTTATAAACAATATGCCGAAGTATGTGATGAGGATGGTGTAAAATTTCTCGACTTTGGATATGACAAAGATTTCAATAACTGTATAGACGGCTTTATAGTCGTTGATCTTCATAAAATGAAAGAGAGCAAGAAAAAGAGATATATCGGATAA
- a CDS encoding glycosyltransferase produces MKNIRILLFTDTLCDVNGVSRFIQDISKLAHQKELAFYVVTSTAKICPDLSNVQIIKPLFRTKMPFYPELDLVLPSYKRLKSITEEIDPDVVHISTPGFVGLMGRRIAQKKSIPMLGTYHTDFPAFAYKNMPYKIVKHIGNKVMEYFYRDFKALFVRSEAYKKIVQEDVKFDPENIHTLKAGIDTRKFNTSYKEMGIWQMYGIPETSVKALYVGRFTKEKNFPLLLELWKAYYLQSKNKNIYLIAVGGDLDESLFERYHIKSLGIKRGEELSKIYASSDLFLFPSTTDTLGQVVMEAMSSGLPVLVSDEGGPKTLIGDKQQAGYAINVNDRILWLEKIKVLMENRSLREKHGENGHKIIAEMDIAKSFDAFWEVHMNCNHNVTVL; encoded by the coding sequence ATGAAAAACATTAGGATTCTGCTATTCACAGATACACTGTGTGATGTTAACGGAGTTTCGCGTTTTATACAGGATATCTCAAAGCTTGCCCATCAAAAAGAGCTAGCATTTTATGTAGTGACATCAACGGCAAAAATATGTCCTGATCTTTCTAATGTGCAGATCATAAAACCTTTATTTCGAACCAAGATGCCATTTTATCCCGAACTGGATCTTGTTCTTCCATCCTATAAAAGACTAAAATCCATCACTGAGGAGATCGACCCTGATGTCGTGCATATCTCAACTCCAGGTTTTGTGGGGTTAATGGGGCGTAGGATTGCCCAGAAAAAATCCATACCTATGCTGGGAACTTATCATACTGACTTTCCTGCATTTGCTTATAAAAACATGCCGTATAAAATCGTAAAACATATCGGAAATAAAGTGATGGAGTATTTTTATCGTGATTTCAAAGCACTTTTTGTTCGAAGCGAAGCCTATAAAAAGATCGTGCAGGAAGATGTCAAATTTGATCCTGAAAACATTCATACACTCAAAGCAGGGATAGATACCCGGAAGTTTAATACCAGTTATAAAGAGATGGGTATTTGGCAGATGTACGGCATTCCTGAGACTTCGGTCAAAGCACTCTATGTAGGCAGATTTACCAAAGAGAAGAACTTCCCGTTACTTTTGGAGTTGTGGAAAGCGTACTATCTGCAAAGTAAAAACAAAAATATCTATCTGATCGCTGTGGGAGGTGATCTGGATGAGTCTTTATTTGAAAGGTACCATATCAAGTCACTGGGTATCAAAAGAGGCGAAGAGCTTTCAAAGATCTATGCCAGCAGTGATCTTTTTTTGTTTCCTTCAACAACGGATACATTGGGACAGGTAGTAATGGAAGCAATGTCTTCAGGATTACCTGTTTTAGTCAGTGATGAAGGGGGTCCCAAAACGTTGATAGGCGATAAACAGCAAGCGGGTTATGCTATCAATGTGAATGACCGGATATTGTGGCTGGAAAAGATAAAAGTATTGATGGAAAATAGATCTCTCCGAGAAAAACATGGTGAAAACGGGCATAAAATAATCGCTGAAATGGACATTGCAAAAAGCTTTGATGCATTCTGGGAAGTACATATGAACTGTAATCATAATGTAACCGTTTTGTAA
- a CDS encoding response regulator transcription factor yields MEKNIEIIIIDDEEDILDLIEYHLQKEGYETVGFLSTENVEQFLEEENPSLMIVDRNLPGVEGSEFVAHIRSLGYDIPVIFLTAKDQESQLEEGYESGGDDYMTKPFSTKELLLRVKALLKRSGALTKQDKIKYKDILLDVAKKVAFIHDEPVALTIREFNLLLTFVKNIDKPLTRNFLREEVWGSEGDEVNDNAVNVAINRLKKKIDPTGEKEYFVPVWGVGYKLV; encoded by the coding sequence ATGGAAAAAAATATAGAGATTATTATCATAGATGATGAAGAGGATATCCTCGACCTTATAGAGTACCATCTCCAAAAGGAAGGGTATGAAACGGTGGGATTTCTCTCAACTGAAAATGTTGAGCAGTTTTTAGAAGAGGAGAACCCGTCTTTGATGATTGTCGACAGGAACCTTCCAGGTGTGGAAGGAAGTGAATTTGTCGCACATATCAGAAGTTTGGGTTATGATATTCCTGTGATTTTTCTGACTGCCAAAGATCAGGAGAGTCAGCTTGAAGAGGGATATGAAAGCGGCGGTGATGACTACATGACCAAACCTTTCAGTACAAAAGAACTCTTATTGCGGGTAAAAGCACTTTTGAAACGTTCCGGCGCATTGACAAAACAAGACAAAATAAAATACAAAGATATTTTGCTTGATGTAGCCAAGAAGGTTGCTTTCATTCATGATGAACCTGTTGCATTGACAATACGTGAGTTTAACCTGTTACTTACGTTTGTCAAAAATATCGATAAGCCTTTAACGAGGAATTTCTTACGTGAAGAGGTATGGGGCAGTGAAGGGGATGAGGTGAATGACAATGCAGTCAACGTCGCTATCAATCGTCTTAAAAAGAAGATAGACCCTACAGGAGAAAAAGAATACTTCGTCCCTGTATGGGGCGTAGGGTATAAATTGGTTTAG
- a CDS encoding ribonuclease HII — translation MEDRTIKPLCGIDEAGRGPIAGSLVMAGVVLTGSVEGLMDSKKLTEKKREALFGEIIQNSRYHIVTFSASEVDELGISKCLQQGLQAIQAHLCECHYLFDGNSTFGVDNITTMVKADDKVEEVSAASILAKVTRDREMLELAKKYPEYGFEQHKGYGTKAHIEALEKYDRCEVHRKTFRIKTLDEPTLF, via the coding sequence ATGGAAGATAGAACAATAAAACCTCTTTGCGGGATAGATGAAGCAGGTCGAGGACCGATTGCGGGATCATTAGTGATGGCTGGTGTGGTGTTAACAGGAAGTGTGGAGGGCTTAATGGACTCCAAAAAGCTTACTGAGAAAAAACGGGAAGCACTCTTTGGTGAGATCATCCAGAACAGCCGTTATCATATCGTCACATTTTCAGCGAGTGAAGTTGATGAACTGGGCATCTCGAAGTGTTTACAACAAGGATTGCAGGCGATCCAAGCACATCTTTGTGAATGTCATTACCTTTTTGACGGGAACAGTACCTTTGGTGTGGATAATATCACTACAATGGTGAAAGCAGATGATAAAGTCGAAGAGGTGAGTGCAGCAAGTATCCTAGCTAAAGTTACAAGGGATAGGGAGATGCTGGAGCTTGCCAAAAAATATCCTGAGTATGGATTTGAACAGCATAAAGGGTATGGTACCAAAGCACATATCGAGGCGTTGGAAAAGTATGATAGATGTGAAGTACATCGCAAAACTTTTCGGATCAAAACATTGGATGAACCTACGCTGTTTTGA
- a CDS encoding PhoX family protein: MKCIYTFLVIYFLGINGVYAEEILDIRFEPVTFPSVEKEKYALHASEEVVINKDKQKIGFTTLMSTGHMDNGEVYGLLKDSRDIPLTLHDGSPYICNGTSNPMGSGSGLDHVSLLQKNGKLYMVSQFECQVGAYYINELQQNTQGELSPKPSTLRYISQKEEFGGYVHCAGMKTPWESHLGSEEYPADAKLRQQDGSLDLYYDYIGDYWGGDLSKANPYYYGWIPELTVNDQGEVKYTKHYSMGRFSHELAYVMPDKKTVYMSDDGTNVGFFMYVATKAEDLSEGTLYAAKWTQLNSQNGGSATLSWIKLGTAKDSEIRAMLDPDHNVSTNDGLSFKDIFEEGMTDGICKAGYTPINTEAGFECLKVKQRMQKAAAFLETRRYAAIMGATTEFRKGEGITFDALGHTLYFSISEIARGMEDHAKKGNKDNQYDQGGYNHIRLPYNGCGGVYALAVDDSFRVLSMKAELVGKPIKDGFSYSCALESIANPDNLTFLPNSSILVIGEDSSYHENNMVWAFNTETKILQPIIILPKGAEATSPFWYNDINGYGYLVLVTQHPHPKSKNRGESSVGVLGAFRGLKQ, translated from the coding sequence GTGAAGTGCATTTATACTTTTTTAGTGATTTATTTTCTGGGTATCAATGGTGTGTATGCTGAAGAAATATTGGATATTCGTTTTGAACCTGTAACCTTCCCAAGTGTAGAAAAAGAGAAGTATGCCCTTCATGCATCAGAGGAAGTTGTCATTAACAAGGATAAACAAAAGATAGGATTTACAACCTTGATGTCAACTGGTCATATGGATAATGGTGAGGTGTATGGTCTATTGAAGGATAGTCGGGATATTCCGTTGACACTGCATGATGGCAGTCCATATATCTGCAACGGTACCTCTAATCCGATGGGATCAGGGTCCGGGTTGGATCATGTATCTCTGCTCCAAAAAAATGGCAAGCTCTATATGGTTTCTCAATTTGAGTGTCAAGTGGGAGCATACTACATCAATGAATTGCAGCAGAACACGCAGGGAGAACTTAGTCCCAAACCCAGTACGCTGAGATATATTTCACAAAAAGAGGAGTTTGGGGGATATGTACACTGTGCGGGGATGAAGACACCCTGGGAGAGTCATCTTGGCAGCGAAGAGTATCCTGCAGATGCAAAGTTAAGACAGCAAGACGGTTCGCTTGATCTCTATTATGACTATATCGGAGACTACTGGGGAGGTGATCTCTCAAAGGCAAATCCATATTACTATGGATGGATCCCGGAACTCACTGTTAATGATCAAGGAGAAGTGAAGTATACCAAGCATTACTCCATGGGAAGATTCTCCCATGAACTGGCATATGTGATGCCTGATAAAAAAACTGTCTATATGTCAGATGACGGTACCAATGTCGGGTTCTTTATGTATGTGGCAACAAAAGCAGAAGATCTGAGTGAAGGAACTCTTTATGCGGCCAAATGGACACAGCTAAACAGTCAAAACGGTGGAAGTGCAACACTTTCATGGATCAAACTGGGTACGGCAAAAGACAGTGAGATAAGAGCGATGCTGGATCCTGATCATAATGTTTCAACCAATGATGGGTTGAGCTTTAAAGATATATTTGAAGAGGGGATGACAGATGGTATATGTAAAGCGGGATATACTCCGATCAATACCGAAGCAGGATTTGAATGTCTCAAGGTAAAACAACGTATGCAAAAAGCTGCAGCATTTCTAGAGACCAGACGTTATGCGGCCATAATGGGTGCAACAACCGAGTTTCGTAAAGGAGAAGGGATCACTTTTGATGCATTAGGTCATACACTCTATTTTTCTATCAGTGAGATAGCACGAGGGATGGAGGATCATGCAAAAAAGGGAAATAAAGACAATCAATATGATCAAGGCGGGTATAATCATATCAGGCTGCCTTATAACGGTTGCGGAGGTGTTTATGCACTAGCCGTGGATGATAGCTTTAGGGTATTGTCTATGAAAGCAGAGTTGGTAGGTAAACCGATAAAAGACGGATTTTCTTACAGCTGTGCGCTTGAAAGCATTGCCAATCCTGATAATCTTACTTTTTTACCCAACTCATCTATCCTTGTGATCGGTGAGGATAGTTCCTATCATGAAAACAATATGGTCTGGGCCTTTAATACCGAAACCAAAATACTTCAGCCCATCATCATATTGCCCAAAGGAGCAGAAGCTACTTCACCTTTTTGGTATAACGACATCAATGGTTATGGATACTTGGTGCTTGTCACACAACATCCGCATCCAAAAAGTAAAAACAGGGGAGAATCAAGTGTTGGGGTACTAGGTGCATTCAGAGGGTTAAAGCAATAA